A genomic region of Fusarium oxysporum Fo47 chromosome VI, complete sequence contains the following coding sequences:
- a CDS encoding S-adenosyl-L-methionine-dependent methyltransferase: protein MAESHISSYSQSPQSLDTSLMVQLARKITEETEKLDGYFKANGLQDLGFDVNAPGDLPKLPDDIQRSRMEISSATKQLELLVRGPRETVRWGIWSYLDTLSLQILNSYGIPNLVPLEGTIALAELQSKAGLDRINLARALRHAMTNKIFQEPASGFIAHTAASKMLAQDASLQAWVGLNGEDFLPAGAHTLEALRADPEATSLTRTGFNHAWRTVDKEPMFATFGKDPPRGKRFAAAMASLTGGEGYEVRYLVDNYDFSEINNNKGTLVDVGGSHGFVCVDLAKKWDKMKFVVQDLAKTISSAPEPICADEEVAQRISLQVHDFFTEQPVKDADVYYFRWILHNYSTPYAVKILKNLVPALKPGARVIINDHCLREPGVENHWDEKVMRSMDLLMLTLLNAQERTEKEFEELFRAADERFVFKGVSRPEGCRMSIIEAVWQP from the exons ATGGCTGAATCACACATTTCGTCATATTCGCAAAGCCCGCAAAGCCTGGACACATCTCTCATGGTGCAGCTAGCTAGGAAGATTACTGAAGAGACGGAAAAACTCGATGGGTATTTCAAGGCTAATGGTCTTCAGGACTTGGGTTTCGATGTCAATGCCCCTGGAGATCTCCCCAAGTTGCCGGATGATATACAGAGAAGTCGCATGGAGATCTCCTCTGCAACCAAACAgctcgagcttcttgttcgGGGACCCAGAGAAACTGTCAGATGGGGTATATGGAGT TATCTTGACACCTTGAGCCTCCAAATACTGAACAGCTATGGAATTC CCAATCTCGTACCTCTGGAGGGAACTATTGCTTTGGCGGAACTCCAAAGCAAGGCTGGACTGGACCGCATAAACCTGGCTCGCGCTCTTCGTCATGCTATGACAAATAAGATTTTCCAAGAGCCGGCATCAGGGTTCATAGCACACACTGCCGCGTCAAAGATGCTTGCTCAGGACGCCAGTCTCCAAGCCTGGGTAGGGTTGAATGGAGAGGATTTCCTACCAGCTGGGGCTCATACCTTGGAAGCTCTTCGTGCCGACCCAGAAGCGACCTCACTCACACGGACCGGCTTCAACCATGCATGGAGGACGGTGGATAAAGAACCAATGTTTGCAACATTCGGCAAAGACCCTCCCAGAGGAAAGCGATTTGCAGCGGCTATGGCAAGCTTGACAGGCGGCGAAGGCTATGAGGTTCGCTACCTCGTCGATAACTACGACTTTTCCGAAATCAATAACAACAAAGGCACATTGGTGGACGTCGGTGGCAGTCATGGCTTCGTGTGCGTCGATCTTGCCAAGAAATGGGATAAAATGAAATTTGTGGTACAAGATTTAGCAAAGACAATCAGCAGCGCCCCAGAGCCGATATGCGCAGATGAAGAGGTAGCTCAACGCATATCTCTCCAGGTCCATGACTTCTTTACCGAGCAGCCAGTCAAGGATGCCGATG TGTACTACTTCCGCTGGATACTTCATAACTACTCAACCCCATATGCCGTCAAGATCCTCAAAAACTTAGTCCCAGCTCTCAAACCGGGTGCGCgtgtcatcatcaacgaccaTTGTCTCCGTGAGCCGGGGGTTGAAAACCACTGGGATGAAAAAGTCATGCGGAGTATGGatctgttgatgttgacctTGTTGAATGCACAAGAGCGGACAGAAAAGGAGTTTGAAGAACTCTTTAGGGCTGCCGATGAGCGCTTCGTCTTCAAG GGTGTAAGCAGGCCTGAGGGATGTAGGATGAGCATTATCGAGGCAGTTTGGCAGCCTTGA